A genome region from Salvia splendens isolate huo1 chromosome 19, SspV2, whole genome shotgun sequence includes the following:
- the LOC121780411 gene encoding cysteine-rich receptor-like protein kinase 19 isoform X4 codes for MTTTHNFIFLITSSLLILSLHAASDASCSHSACGDIRNISYPFRVQGDPSHCGRSKYHELTCENNVTFVYLNSIKYYVKHINYDSSTIRLVDASINTDSTKCSFPKTSSKFYKFTDRSSSPYYIPDPSDKLLPVNLITCPNPVPNSSHFTDITACTLSHTRFRYVYVGHILASEVPHLCTLDLLVFTSWLVFWDFTNASLIQKSLLYGFELRFCDDCNGKSTKWGKLIHHLSGPKSVLVLSFTPTSLLENIQFSNYNNQTMLEAINHIVFIAILAGCLAIIVCLIAALNPIFKITFGVGIVLTLIFIAIYKWDTYMVYDLTDLVLPSIITGVIIWAPKIIICPFIFWILIYKFRRRHLSSFEGVESFLQSDNKLVPIRYSYSDIKKMTKNFEDKLGQGGYGSVYKGKLRSGHLVAVKLLKKSGANGQDFINEIATIGRIHHVNVVQLVGYCAERSKRALIFDFMPNGSLDKYVFYPEKAFSLDWDMKFKIALEVARGIRYLHHGCDIQILHFDIKPHNILLDDKFVPKISDFGLAKLCAANKEAVTLTAARGTIGYVAPELINRSIGAVSYKADVYSFGMLLMEMLRLNKDLTRNDDESSKYFPNWIYDHLNQGKDIDIGYVNENDDRNIGRKITIVALWCIQMSPDNRPSMNKVLEMLEGDVEHIQIPNYLSFMAGNEEESRATDSNASISLLHDNNIIEIISNA; via the exons ATGACCACAACACATAACTTCATCTTCCTCATCACTTCATCTCTCTTGATTCTATCACTTCATGCTGCTTCTGATGCAAGCTGCAGTCATTCTGCGTGTGGTGATATTCGCAATATCAGCTACCCTTTCCGCGTCCAGGGCGATCCCAGCCACTGCGGCCGTTCCAAATACCATGAACTAACGTGCGAAAACAATGTCACCTTCGTCTATCTAAACTCTATCAAATACTATGTCAAACACATCAACTATGATTCCTCCACCATTAGGTTGGTTGATGCTTCCATAAACACGGATTCTACAAAATGCTCTTTCCCTAAAACTTCCTCCAAATTCTACAAATTCACCGATCGTTCTTCTTCTCCATACTATATTCCTGATCCCTCTGATAAGTTACTGCCAGTTAACTTGATTACCTGCCCCAACCCGGTGCCAAATTCTTCCCACTTTACAGATATTACTGCCTGTACTTTATCACATACCAGATTTAGATATGTATATGTTGGGCACATCTTGGCCTCAGAGGTACCACATTTGTGTACATTAGATCTATTAGTCTTCACATCGTGGCTGGTTTTCTGGGATTTTACTAATGCTTCACTCATCCAAAAATCACTCTTGTATGGTTTTGAACTCAGATTCTGTGATGATTGCAATGGAAAATCCACAAAATGGG ggaaactcatACATCACTTATCAGGACCTAAGA GTGTATTAGTACTATCATTTACTCCTACTTCCCTTTTGGAAAATATACAATTCA GCAACTATAATAATCAGACTATGCTAGAAGCAATTAATCACATTGTATTCATTG CAATTCTCGCGGGTTGTTTGGCAATTATAG TTTGTTTAATTGCAGCACTAAACCCCATTTTCAAAATAACCTTCGGAGTTGGAATTGTATTGACACTCATCTTTATTGCCATCTACAAAT GGGACACTTATATGGTGTATGACCTTACGGACCTCGTTTTACCTT CCATCATCACTGGGGTCATCATCTGGGCACCAAAGATAATCATTTGTCCTTTCATATTCTGGATTTTGATCTACAAATTTCGGAGAAGGCACTTGTCCTCTTTCGAAGGAGTAGAGTCATTCCTACAAAGTGATAACAAACTCGTGCCAATAAGGTATTCCTACTCAGACATAAAGAAGATGACTAAGAATTTTGAAGACAAACTCGGCCAAGGAGGCTACGGTTCTGTTTACAAGGGAAAGCTTCGAAGTGGCCATCTTGTAGCAGTCAAATTGCTTAAGAAGTCCGGAGCAAACGGGCAAGACTTCATCAATGAAATAGCAACTATTGGAAGGATCCATCATGTAAATGTTGTCCAACTTGTTGGATATTGTGCTGAAAGATCAAAGCGTGCCCTCATTTTTGATTTCATGCCAAATGGTTCGCTTGATAAGTACGTCTTCTATCCAGAAAAAGCCTTTTCGTTGGATTGGGATATgaaatttaagattgcacttgAAGTGGCTCGAGGGATCAGGTATTTGCACCATGGTTGTGACATCCAGATCTTGCATTTTGACATCAAACCTCACAATATTCTTCTTGATGATAAGTTCGTCCCAAAAATATCTGATTTTGGGTTGGCAAAATTATGCGCTGCAAACAAGGAGGCGGTGACATTAACGGCGGCTAGAGGAACCATAGGGTATGTTGCTCCTGAACTTATCAATAGAAGCATTGGCGCAGTGTCTTACAAGGCTGATGTGTATAGTTTTGGGATGTTGTTGATGGAAATGTTGAGATTAAACAAAGACTTGACAAGGAACGATGATGAATCTAGCAAGTATTTCCCAAACTGGATATACGACCACTTGAACCAAGGAAAGGACATCGACATTGGATATGTTAATGAAAATGATGATAGAAACATTGGTCGGAAGATTACTATTGTTGCATTATGGTGCATACAAATGAGCCCAGACAATCGTCCATCAATGAATAAGGTGTTGGAGATGTTAGAAGGTGATGTCGAACATATACAGATTCCCAATTATCTATCGTTTATGGCaggaaatgaggaagaaagCCGGGCTACAGATTCTAATGCTTCCATATCATTGTTGCATGATAACAACATTATTGAGATTATTAGTAATGCTTGA
- the LOC121780411 gene encoding cysteine-rich receptor-like protein kinase 19 isoform X1 gives MTTTHNFIFLITSSLLILSLHAASDASCSHSACGDIRNISYPFRVQGDPSHCGRSKYHELTCENNVTFVYLNSIKYYVKHINYDSSTIRLVDASINTDSTKCSFPKTSSKFYKFTDRSSSPYYIPDPSDKLLPVNLITCPNPVPNSSHFTDITACTLSHTRFRYVYVGHILASEVPHLCTLDLLVFTSWLVFWDFTNASLIQKSLLYGFELRFCDDCNGKSTKWGKLIHHLSGPKSYFLIPLAILVFIIAGVSLLVTIIIGIAGVLVLSFTPTSLLENIQFSNYNNQTMLEAINHIVFIAILAGCLAIIVCLIAALNPIFKITFGVGIVLTLIFIAIYKWDTYMVYDLTDLVLPSIITGVIIWAPKIIICPFIFWILIYKFRRRHLSSFEGVESFLQSDNKLVPIRYSYSDIKKMTKNFEDKLGQGGYGSVYKGKLRSGHLVAVKLLKKSGANGQDFINEIATIGRIHHVNVVQLVGYCAERSKRALIFDFMPNGSLDKYVFYPEKAFSLDWDMKFKIALEVARGIRYLHHGCDIQILHFDIKPHNILLDDKFVPKISDFGLAKLCAANKEAVTLTAARGTIGYVAPELINRSIGAVSYKADVYSFGMLLMEMLRLNKDLTRNDDESSKYFPNWIYDHLNQGKDIDIGYVNENDDRNIGRKITIVALWCIQMSPDNRPSMNKVLEMLEGDVEHIQIPNYLSFMAGNEEESRATDSNASISLLHDNNIIEIISNA, from the exons ATGACCACAACACATAACTTCATCTTCCTCATCACTTCATCTCTCTTGATTCTATCACTTCATGCTGCTTCTGATGCAAGCTGCAGTCATTCTGCGTGTGGTGATATTCGCAATATCAGCTACCCTTTCCGCGTCCAGGGCGATCCCAGCCACTGCGGCCGTTCCAAATACCATGAACTAACGTGCGAAAACAATGTCACCTTCGTCTATCTAAACTCTATCAAATACTATGTCAAACACATCAACTATGATTCCTCCACCATTAGGTTGGTTGATGCTTCCATAAACACGGATTCTACAAAATGCTCTTTCCCTAAAACTTCCTCCAAATTCTACAAATTCACCGATCGTTCTTCTTCTCCATACTATATTCCTGATCCCTCTGATAAGTTACTGCCAGTTAACTTGATTACCTGCCCCAACCCGGTGCCAAATTCTTCCCACTTTACAGATATTACTGCCTGTACTTTATCACATACCAGATTTAGATATGTATATGTTGGGCACATCTTGGCCTCAGAGGTACCACATTTGTGTACATTAGATCTATTAGTCTTCACATCGTGGCTGGTTTTCTGGGATTTTACTAATGCTTCACTCATCCAAAAATCACTCTTGTATGGTTTTGAACTCAGATTCTGTGATGATTGCAATGGAAAATCCACAAAATGGG ggaaactcatACATCACTTATCAGGACCTAAGA GCTATTTCCTTATTCCTCTTGCCATTCTAG TTTTCATAATTGCAGGGGTAAGCCTTCTTGTGACAATCATCATCGGAATTGCAGGTGTATTAGTACTATCATTTACTCCTACTTCCCTTTTGGAAAATATACAATTCA GCAACTATAATAATCAGACTATGCTAGAAGCAATTAATCACATTGTATTCATTG CAATTCTCGCGGGTTGTTTGGCAATTATAG TTTGTTTAATTGCAGCACTAAACCCCATTTTCAAAATAACCTTCGGAGTTGGAATTGTATTGACACTCATCTTTATTGCCATCTACAAAT GGGACACTTATATGGTGTATGACCTTACGGACCTCGTTTTACCTT CCATCATCACTGGGGTCATCATCTGGGCACCAAAGATAATCATTTGTCCTTTCATATTCTGGATTTTGATCTACAAATTTCGGAGAAGGCACTTGTCCTCTTTCGAAGGAGTAGAGTCATTCCTACAAAGTGATAACAAACTCGTGCCAATAAGGTATTCCTACTCAGACATAAAGAAGATGACTAAGAATTTTGAAGACAAACTCGGCCAAGGAGGCTACGGTTCTGTTTACAAGGGAAAGCTTCGAAGTGGCCATCTTGTAGCAGTCAAATTGCTTAAGAAGTCCGGAGCAAACGGGCAAGACTTCATCAATGAAATAGCAACTATTGGAAGGATCCATCATGTAAATGTTGTCCAACTTGTTGGATATTGTGCTGAAAGATCAAAGCGTGCCCTCATTTTTGATTTCATGCCAAATGGTTCGCTTGATAAGTACGTCTTCTATCCAGAAAAAGCCTTTTCGTTGGATTGGGATATgaaatttaagattgcacttgAAGTGGCTCGAGGGATCAGGTATTTGCACCATGGTTGTGACATCCAGATCTTGCATTTTGACATCAAACCTCACAATATTCTTCTTGATGATAAGTTCGTCCCAAAAATATCTGATTTTGGGTTGGCAAAATTATGCGCTGCAAACAAGGAGGCGGTGACATTAACGGCGGCTAGAGGAACCATAGGGTATGTTGCTCCTGAACTTATCAATAGAAGCATTGGCGCAGTGTCTTACAAGGCTGATGTGTATAGTTTTGGGATGTTGTTGATGGAAATGTTGAGATTAAACAAAGACTTGACAAGGAACGATGATGAATCTAGCAAGTATTTCCCAAACTGGATATACGACCACTTGAACCAAGGAAAGGACATCGACATTGGATATGTTAATGAAAATGATGATAGAAACATTGGTCGGAAGATTACTATTGTTGCATTATGGTGCATACAAATGAGCCCAGACAATCGTCCATCAATGAATAAGGTGTTGGAGATGTTAGAAGGTGATGTCGAACATATACAGATTCCCAATTATCTATCGTTTATGGCaggaaatgaggaagaaagCCGGGCTACAGATTCTAATGCTTCCATATCATTGTTGCATGATAACAACATTATTGAGATTATTAGTAATGCTTGA
- the LOC121780411 gene encoding rust resistance kinase Lr10-like isoform X8: MYMLGTSWPQRFCDDCNGKSTKWGKLIHHLSGPKSVLVLSFTPTSLLENIQFSNYNNQTMLEAINHIVFIAILAGCLAIIVCLIAALNPIFKITFGVGIVLTLIFIAIYKWDTYMVYDLTDLVLPSIITGVIIWAPKIIICPFIFWILIYKFRRRHLSSFEGVESFLQSDNKLVPIRYSYSDIKKMTKNFEDKLGQGGYGSVYKGKLRSGHLVAVKLLKKSGANGQDFINEIATIGRIHHVNVVQLVGYCAERSKRALIFDFMPNGSLDKYVFYPEKAFSLDWDMKFKIALEVARGIRYLHHGCDIQILHFDIKPHNILLDDKFVPKISDFGLAKLCAANKEAVTLTAARGTIGYVAPELINRSIGAVSYKADVYSFGMLLMEMLRLNKDLTRNDDESSKYFPNWIYDHLNQGKDIDIGYVNENDDRNIGRKITIVALWCIQMSPDNRPSMNKVLEMLEGDVEHIQIPNYLSFMAGNEEESRATDSNASISLLHDNNIIEIISNA, encoded by the exons ATGTATATGTTGGGCACATCTTGGCCTCAGAG ATTCTGTGATGATTGCAATGGAAAATCCACAAAATGGG ggaaactcatACATCACTTATCAGGACCTAAGA GTGTATTAGTACTATCATTTACTCCTACTTCCCTTTTGGAAAATATACAATTCA GCAACTATAATAATCAGACTATGCTAGAAGCAATTAATCACATTGTATTCATTG CAATTCTCGCGGGTTGTTTGGCAATTATAG TTTGTTTAATTGCAGCACTAAACCCCATTTTCAAAATAACCTTCGGAGTTGGAATTGTATTGACACTCATCTTTATTGCCATCTACAAAT GGGACACTTATATGGTGTATGACCTTACGGACCTCGTTTTACCTT CCATCATCACTGGGGTCATCATCTGGGCACCAAAGATAATCATTTGTCCTTTCATATTCTGGATTTTGATCTACAAATTTCGGAGAAGGCACTTGTCCTCTTTCGAAGGAGTAGAGTCATTCCTACAAAGTGATAACAAACTCGTGCCAATAAGGTATTCCTACTCAGACATAAAGAAGATGACTAAGAATTTTGAAGACAAACTCGGCCAAGGAGGCTACGGTTCTGTTTACAAGGGAAAGCTTCGAAGTGGCCATCTTGTAGCAGTCAAATTGCTTAAGAAGTCCGGAGCAAACGGGCAAGACTTCATCAATGAAATAGCAACTATTGGAAGGATCCATCATGTAAATGTTGTCCAACTTGTTGGATATTGTGCTGAAAGATCAAAGCGTGCCCTCATTTTTGATTTCATGCCAAATGGTTCGCTTGATAAGTACGTCTTCTATCCAGAAAAAGCCTTTTCGTTGGATTGGGATATgaaatttaagattgcacttgAAGTGGCTCGAGGGATCAGGTATTTGCACCATGGTTGTGACATCCAGATCTTGCATTTTGACATCAAACCTCACAATATTCTTCTTGATGATAAGTTCGTCCCAAAAATATCTGATTTTGGGTTGGCAAAATTATGCGCTGCAAACAAGGAGGCGGTGACATTAACGGCGGCTAGAGGAACCATAGGGTATGTTGCTCCTGAACTTATCAATAGAAGCATTGGCGCAGTGTCTTACAAGGCTGATGTGTATAGTTTTGGGATGTTGTTGATGGAAATGTTGAGATTAAACAAAGACTTGACAAGGAACGATGATGAATCTAGCAAGTATTTCCCAAACTGGATATACGACCACTTGAACCAAGGAAAGGACATCGACATTGGATATGTTAATGAAAATGATGATAGAAACATTGGTCGGAAGATTACTATTGTTGCATTATGGTGCATACAAATGAGCCCAGACAATCGTCCATCAATGAATAAGGTGTTGGAGATGTTAGAAGGTGATGTCGAACATATACAGATTCCCAATTATCTATCGTTTATGGCaggaaatgaggaagaaagCCGGGCTACAGATTCTAATGCTTCCATATCATTGTTGCATGATAACAACATTATTGAGATTATTAGTAATGCTTGA
- the LOC121780411 gene encoding cysteine-rich receptor-like protein kinase 19 isoform X3, giving the protein MTTTHNFIFLITSSLLILSLHAASDASCSHSACGDIRNISYPFRVQGDPSHCGRSKYHELTCENNVTFVYLNSIKYYVKHINYDSSTIRLVDASINTDSTKCSFPKTSSKFYKFTDRSSSPYYIPDPSDKLLPVNLITCPNPVPNSSHFTDITACTLSHTRFRYVYVGHILASEVPHLCTLDLLVFTSWLVFWDFTNASLIQKSLLYGFELRFCDDCNGKSTKWGKLIHHLSGPKSYFLIPLAILGVLVLSFTPTSLLENIQFSNYNNQTMLEAINHIVFIAILAGCLAIIVCLIAALNPIFKITFGVGIVLTLIFIAIYKWDTYMVYDLTDLVLPSIITGVIIWAPKIIICPFIFWILIYKFRRRHLSSFEGVESFLQSDNKLVPIRYSYSDIKKMTKNFEDKLGQGGYGSVYKGKLRSGHLVAVKLLKKSGANGQDFINEIATIGRIHHVNVVQLVGYCAERSKRALIFDFMPNGSLDKYVFYPEKAFSLDWDMKFKIALEVARGIRYLHHGCDIQILHFDIKPHNILLDDKFVPKISDFGLAKLCAANKEAVTLTAARGTIGYVAPELINRSIGAVSYKADVYSFGMLLMEMLRLNKDLTRNDDESSKYFPNWIYDHLNQGKDIDIGYVNENDDRNIGRKITIVALWCIQMSPDNRPSMNKVLEMLEGDVEHIQIPNYLSFMAGNEEESRATDSNASISLLHDNNIIEIISNA; this is encoded by the exons ATGACCACAACACATAACTTCATCTTCCTCATCACTTCATCTCTCTTGATTCTATCACTTCATGCTGCTTCTGATGCAAGCTGCAGTCATTCTGCGTGTGGTGATATTCGCAATATCAGCTACCCTTTCCGCGTCCAGGGCGATCCCAGCCACTGCGGCCGTTCCAAATACCATGAACTAACGTGCGAAAACAATGTCACCTTCGTCTATCTAAACTCTATCAAATACTATGTCAAACACATCAACTATGATTCCTCCACCATTAGGTTGGTTGATGCTTCCATAAACACGGATTCTACAAAATGCTCTTTCCCTAAAACTTCCTCCAAATTCTACAAATTCACCGATCGTTCTTCTTCTCCATACTATATTCCTGATCCCTCTGATAAGTTACTGCCAGTTAACTTGATTACCTGCCCCAACCCGGTGCCAAATTCTTCCCACTTTACAGATATTACTGCCTGTACTTTATCACATACCAGATTTAGATATGTATATGTTGGGCACATCTTGGCCTCAGAGGTACCACATTTGTGTACATTAGATCTATTAGTCTTCACATCGTGGCTGGTTTTCTGGGATTTTACTAATGCTTCACTCATCCAAAAATCACTCTTGTATGGTTTTGAACTCAGATTCTGTGATGATTGCAATGGAAAATCCACAAAATGGG ggaaactcatACATCACTTATCAGGACCTAAGA GCTATTTCCTTATTCCTCTTGCCATTCTAG GTGTATTAGTACTATCATTTACTCCTACTTCCCTTTTGGAAAATATACAATTCA GCAACTATAATAATCAGACTATGCTAGAAGCAATTAATCACATTGTATTCATTG CAATTCTCGCGGGTTGTTTGGCAATTATAG TTTGTTTAATTGCAGCACTAAACCCCATTTTCAAAATAACCTTCGGAGTTGGAATTGTATTGACACTCATCTTTATTGCCATCTACAAAT GGGACACTTATATGGTGTATGACCTTACGGACCTCGTTTTACCTT CCATCATCACTGGGGTCATCATCTGGGCACCAAAGATAATCATTTGTCCTTTCATATTCTGGATTTTGATCTACAAATTTCGGAGAAGGCACTTGTCCTCTTTCGAAGGAGTAGAGTCATTCCTACAAAGTGATAACAAACTCGTGCCAATAAGGTATTCCTACTCAGACATAAAGAAGATGACTAAGAATTTTGAAGACAAACTCGGCCAAGGAGGCTACGGTTCTGTTTACAAGGGAAAGCTTCGAAGTGGCCATCTTGTAGCAGTCAAATTGCTTAAGAAGTCCGGAGCAAACGGGCAAGACTTCATCAATGAAATAGCAACTATTGGAAGGATCCATCATGTAAATGTTGTCCAACTTGTTGGATATTGTGCTGAAAGATCAAAGCGTGCCCTCATTTTTGATTTCATGCCAAATGGTTCGCTTGATAAGTACGTCTTCTATCCAGAAAAAGCCTTTTCGTTGGATTGGGATATgaaatttaagattgcacttgAAGTGGCTCGAGGGATCAGGTATTTGCACCATGGTTGTGACATCCAGATCTTGCATTTTGACATCAAACCTCACAATATTCTTCTTGATGATAAGTTCGTCCCAAAAATATCTGATTTTGGGTTGGCAAAATTATGCGCTGCAAACAAGGAGGCGGTGACATTAACGGCGGCTAGAGGAACCATAGGGTATGTTGCTCCTGAACTTATCAATAGAAGCATTGGCGCAGTGTCTTACAAGGCTGATGTGTATAGTTTTGGGATGTTGTTGATGGAAATGTTGAGATTAAACAAAGACTTGACAAGGAACGATGATGAATCTAGCAAGTATTTCCCAAACTGGATATACGACCACTTGAACCAAGGAAAGGACATCGACATTGGATATGTTAATGAAAATGATGATAGAAACATTGGTCGGAAGATTACTATTGTTGCATTATGGTGCATACAAATGAGCCCAGACAATCGTCCATCAATGAATAAGGTGTTGGAGATGTTAGAAGGTGATGTCGAACATATACAGATTCCCAATTATCTATCGTTTATGGCaggaaatgaggaagaaagCCGGGCTACAGATTCTAATGCTTCCATATCATTGTTGCATGATAACAACATTATTGAGATTATTAGTAATGCTTGA
- the LOC121780411 gene encoding rust resistance kinase Lr10-like isoform X5 encodes MYMLGTSWPQRFCDDCNGKSTKWGKLIHHLSGPKSYFLIPLAILVFIIAGVSLLVTIIIGIAGVLVLSFTPTSLLENIQFSNYNNQTMLEAINHIVFIAILAGCLAIIVCLIAALNPIFKITFGVGIVLTLIFIAIYKWDTYMVYDLTDLVLPSIITGVIIWAPKIIICPFIFWILIYKFRRRHLSSFEGVESFLQSDNKLVPIRYSYSDIKKMTKNFEDKLGQGGYGSVYKGKLRSGHLVAVKLLKKSGANGQDFINEIATIGRIHHVNVVQLVGYCAERSKRALIFDFMPNGSLDKYVFYPEKAFSLDWDMKFKIALEVARGIRYLHHGCDIQILHFDIKPHNILLDDKFVPKISDFGLAKLCAANKEAVTLTAARGTIGYVAPELINRSIGAVSYKADVYSFGMLLMEMLRLNKDLTRNDDESSKYFPNWIYDHLNQGKDIDIGYVNENDDRNIGRKITIVALWCIQMSPDNRPSMNKVLEMLEGDVEHIQIPNYLSFMAGNEEESRATDSNASISLLHDNNIIEIISNA; translated from the exons ATGTATATGTTGGGCACATCTTGGCCTCAGAG ATTCTGTGATGATTGCAATGGAAAATCCACAAAATGGG ggaaactcatACATCACTTATCAGGACCTAAGA GCTATTTCCTTATTCCTCTTGCCATTCTAG TTTTCATAATTGCAGGGGTAAGCCTTCTTGTGACAATCATCATCGGAATTGCAGGTGTATTAGTACTATCATTTACTCCTACTTCCCTTTTGGAAAATATACAATTCA GCAACTATAATAATCAGACTATGCTAGAAGCAATTAATCACATTGTATTCATTG CAATTCTCGCGGGTTGTTTGGCAATTATAG TTTGTTTAATTGCAGCACTAAACCCCATTTTCAAAATAACCTTCGGAGTTGGAATTGTATTGACACTCATCTTTATTGCCATCTACAAAT GGGACACTTATATGGTGTATGACCTTACGGACCTCGTTTTACCTT CCATCATCACTGGGGTCATCATCTGGGCACCAAAGATAATCATTTGTCCTTTCATATTCTGGATTTTGATCTACAAATTTCGGAGAAGGCACTTGTCCTCTTTCGAAGGAGTAGAGTCATTCCTACAAAGTGATAACAAACTCGTGCCAATAAGGTATTCCTACTCAGACATAAAGAAGATGACTAAGAATTTTGAAGACAAACTCGGCCAAGGAGGCTACGGTTCTGTTTACAAGGGAAAGCTTCGAAGTGGCCATCTTGTAGCAGTCAAATTGCTTAAGAAGTCCGGAGCAAACGGGCAAGACTTCATCAATGAAATAGCAACTATTGGAAGGATCCATCATGTAAATGTTGTCCAACTTGTTGGATATTGTGCTGAAAGATCAAAGCGTGCCCTCATTTTTGATTTCATGCCAAATGGTTCGCTTGATAAGTACGTCTTCTATCCAGAAAAAGCCTTTTCGTTGGATTGGGATATgaaatttaagattgcacttgAAGTGGCTCGAGGGATCAGGTATTTGCACCATGGTTGTGACATCCAGATCTTGCATTTTGACATCAAACCTCACAATATTCTTCTTGATGATAAGTTCGTCCCAAAAATATCTGATTTTGGGTTGGCAAAATTATGCGCTGCAAACAAGGAGGCGGTGACATTAACGGCGGCTAGAGGAACCATAGGGTATGTTGCTCCTGAACTTATCAATAGAAGCATTGGCGCAGTGTCTTACAAGGCTGATGTGTATAGTTTTGGGATGTTGTTGATGGAAATGTTGAGATTAAACAAAGACTTGACAAGGAACGATGATGAATCTAGCAAGTATTTCCCAAACTGGATATACGACCACTTGAACCAAGGAAAGGACATCGACATTGGATATGTTAATGAAAATGATGATAGAAACATTGGTCGGAAGATTACTATTGTTGCATTATGGTGCATACAAATGAGCCCAGACAATCGTCCATCAATGAATAAGGTGTTGGAGATGTTAGAAGGTGATGTCGAACATATACAGATTCCCAATTATCTATCGTTTATGGCaggaaatgaggaagaaagCCGGGCTACAGATTCTAATGCTTCCATATCATTGTTGCATGATAACAACATTATTGAGATTATTAGTAATGCTTGA